The Parashewanella spongiae genome has a window encoding:
- the ansA gene encoding asparaginase, whose translation MNKKSIYVAYTGGTIGMQKTDKGFIPVAGFLTQCVRDMPEFYHDEMPQFTIHEYSPLIDSSNMMPSDWQRIADDIASNYDNYDGFVILHGTDTMAYTASALSFMLKNLCKPVIVTGSQIPLAQLRSDGQANLLNSLYIAASHSIPEVTLFFNNKLFRGNRTTKAHADGFEAFASPNFPVLLEAGIKIKQHIKPEFKIRMNSELEVVNIEPQPVGVILLYPGIDTKLFENILRQPVKALILRTFGVGNAPESPAMLDILQKADQEGIILVNLTQCLQGKVNMSGYATGNALAEAGVISGADLTIEAALAKLHVLLSQNLCCEEIKKIMQENTIGELTTS comes from the coding sequence ATGAATAAAAAATCCATCTATGTTGCCTATACAGGCGGGACAATTGGTATGCAAAAGACCGATAAAGGTTTTATCCCTGTAGCTGGATTTTTAACTCAATGTGTTCGTGATATGCCAGAGTTTTACCATGATGAAATGCCGCAATTTACCATTCATGAATACAGCCCACTAATTGACTCTTCCAACATGATGCCAAGTGATTGGCAACGAATTGCTGATGACATTGCCAGTAATTACGATAATTACGATGGATTTGTCATATTACATGGTACTGACACCATGGCTTACACGGCTTCTGCATTATCATTTATGTTAAAGAATCTTTGTAAACCCGTAATAGTAACAGGTTCCCAAATACCACTTGCACAACTTCGATCTGATGGTCAGGCTAACCTATTAAATTCTTTATATATTGCTGCGAGTCATTCTATTCCAGAAGTGACGTTATTCTTTAATAATAAATTATTCAGAGGAAATAGAACCACTAAAGCCCATGCTGATGGTTTTGAAGCTTTTGCCTCACCTAATTTTCCAGTATTACTTGAAGCAGGCATTAAAATAAAACAACATATTAAGCCTGAATTCAAAATTAGAATGAATAGTGAACTTGAAGTCGTCAACATTGAACCGCAACCAGTTGGAGTGATTTTACTTTACCCTGGTATAGATACTAAGCTCTTCGAAAACATTCTCCGTCAACCTGTAAAAGCTTTGATTTTAAGAACTTTTGGCGTGGGTAACGCGCCAGAGAGCCCTGCAATGCTTGATATATTACAAAAAGCAGACCAAGAGGGAATTATATTAGTAAACTTGACACAGTGTCTTCAGGGAAAAGTAAACATGTCTGGCTATGCAACGGGGAATGCTCTCGCTGAAGCCGGTGTTATCAGTGGTGCAGATCTCACTATTGAAGCTGCATTAGCAAAATTACATGTACTTTTATCTCAAAACCTCTGTTGTGAGGAGATTAAAAAAATTATGCAAGAAAACACAATAGGCGAACTAACCACCAGTTAA